In the genome of Brienomyrus brachyistius isolate T26 chromosome 17, BBRACH_0.4, whole genome shotgun sequence, one region contains:
- the rap1gap2a gene encoding rap1 GTPase-activating protein 2a isoform X5 translates to MAGVHVGKQDVQTISIVPVGDGPPSPPRTAPPTMKSAEFFDMLERMQDDYIPYPRIEEVLEKGSPYPQVILPQFGGYWIEDTEASAGTPTSSDSSLCDEDDGEGRGLGFRLECNSTARAYRKHFLGREHLNFYCTASGLGNLIMSLKHEEVEGQEYLRIILRSRMKTLHDRIHLEGLSQLPSIPQIAKLFCDDVPGLKFSPVLYPRASQLIVSYDEHEINNTFKFGVIYQTFGQTTEEELFGNNTETPAFKEFLSLLGDCMDLQDFKGFRGGLDVSHGQTGSQSVYTVFRRREIMFHVSTKLPYTDGDAQQLQRKRHIGNDIVAVIFQEESTPFVPDMIASNFLHAYILVQVEHSCTAHTTYKVSVTAREDVPPFGPPLPNPAVFKKGPEFREFLLTKLINAETACYKSDKFAKLEGRTRTALLDNLHDELHCQTLAALGHGLGLGSDEDRLENGGHGGLLESFKRAMRVRSHSMETVTVSHRHRGPGVGSGLPQNSMECTKSTYTPPVLSAKSPLRSPVKRRSGLFPRLHSSSESQADRHARSDQKSSDSCRMSQEVRSDTLSNPSSPEICPNKERPPSKLKECSGRTNISRSSSSTSSFSSAAGEGEVLDELDSSSAGSSQPSMASSSVYSPSLGVDSLVAPAIMCRSPTDVKSKMSPRSNLKFRFDKLSHSTAGH, encoded by the exons tCGGCCGAGTTCTTTGACATGCTGGAGAGGATGCAG GACGACTACATTCCATACCCGCGGATTGAGGAG GTCCTGGAGAAAGGCAGCCCATACCCCCAGGTGATCCTGCCCCAGTTCGGGGGCTACTGGATCGAGGACACGGAAGCCAGCGCTGGCACCCCCACGTCCTCCGACAGCAGCCTGTGTGACGAGGACGATGGAGAGGGACGTGGCCTAGGCTTTCGGCTGGAGTGTAACAGCACGGCCCGGGCATACCGCAAGCACTTCCTGGGCAGG GAGCACCTCAACTTCTACTGCACGGCGAGTGGCCTGGGAAACCTCATAATGTCCCTGAAGCACGAGGAGGTGGAAGGGCAGGAATACCTGCGGATCATTCTCAG GTCTCGCATGAAGACACTGCATGACCGCATTCACCTGGAGGGCCTTTCCCAGCTGCCCAGCATCCCTCAGATAGCCAAG CTGTTCTGCGACGATGTGCCTGGTCTGAAGTTCAGCCCAGTCCTGTACCCCAGA GCATCCCAGCTCATCGTTAGCTATGATGAGCATGAGATTAACAACACGTTCAAGTTCGGGGTGATCTACCAGACGTTTGGCCAG ACCACGGAGGAGGAGCTGTTCGGGAACAACACGGAGACTCCTGCCTTTAAAGAGTTCCTCAGTCTGCTGGGAGATTGCATGGACCTGCAGGATTTTAAGGG GTTCCGTGGGGGGTTAGATGTGTCCCATGGTCAGACGGGTTCGCAGTCTGTCTACACGGTCTTCCGCCGCAGGGAGATCATGTTCCACGTCTCCACCAAGCTCCCATATACAGACGGCGACGCACAGCAG CTACAGCGGAAGCGGCACATCGGCAACGACATTGTGGCGGTCATCTTCCAGGAAGAGTCCACACCCTTTGTTCCCGATATGATCGCCTCCAACTTCCTGCATGCCTACATCCTGGTCCAGGTGGAGCACTCTTGCACAGCTCACACCACATACAAG GTATCTGTCACAGCGCGAGAGGATGTCCCACCGTTTGGCCCGCCTCTCCCTAACCCAGCAGTCTTCAAGAAG GGTCCAGAATTTCGTGAGTTCCTGCTGACCAAGCTGATCAACGCAGAGACCGCCTGCTACAAGTCGGATAAGTTCGCTAAGCTGGAA GGCCGGACACGGACTGCACTGCTGGATAACCTCCACGATGAACTACACTGCCAAACGCTGGCAGCACTGGGCCACGGCCTGGGGCTTGGCTCCGATGAGGACAGGCTGGAGAATGGCGGCCATGGCGGATTGCTGGAGTCCTTCAAG AGAGCCATGCGGGTCCGTAGCCACTCCATGGAGACAGTGACGGTGTCCCATCGCCACCGGGGCCCAGGCGTCGGAAGCGGGCTGCCACAGAACAGCATGGAGTGCACAAAAAGCACCTACACG CCCCCTGTGCTGTCGGCCAAGTCCCCACTGAGGAGCCCAGTAAAGCGGAGGTCAGGGCTGTTCCCGCGCCTCCATTCCAGCTCGGAGAGCCAGGCGGACAGGCATGCCCGCAG TGACCAGAAGAGCTCGGACAGCTGCCGTATGTCACAGGAAGTGAGGTCAGATACCCTGTCTAACCCCAGCTCTCCAGAGATCTGCCCCAATAAGGAGAG GCCTCCGAGCAAGCTGAAGGAGTGCAGCGGCCGGACGAACATCTCCCGTTCTTCCAGCAGTACCAGCAGCTTCAGCAGCGCCGCCGGGGAGGGCGAGGTCCTCGATGAGCTGGACAGCAGCAGTGCTGGG AGCAGCCAACCCTCCATGGCTTCTTCATCTGTGTACAGCCCCTCCCTCGGTGTGGACAGCCTGGTGGCACCAGCCATCATGTGCCGCAGTCCCACAG ATGTAAAGAGTAAGATGTCGCCGAGGTCCAACTTAAAGTTTCGTTTTGACAAGCTGAGCCACTCTACAGCA GGACACTAG
- the rap1gap2a gene encoding rap1 GTPase-activating protein 2a isoform X4, translating to MAGVHVGKQDVQTISIVPVGDGPPSPPRTAPPTMKSAEFFDMLERMQQAPKTEEMTACSQKHKDDYIPYPRIEEVLEKGSPYPQVILPQFGGYWIEDTEASAGTPTSSDSSLCDEDDGEGRGLGFRLECNSTARAYRKHFLGREHLNFYCTASGLGNLIMSLKHEEVEGQEYLRIILRSRMKTLHDRIHLEGLSQLPSIPQIAKLFCDDVPGLKFSPVLYPRASQLIVSYDEHEINNTFKFGVIYQTFGQTTEEELFGNNTETPAFKEFLSLLGDCMDLQDFKGFRGGLDVSHGQTGSQSVYTVFRRREIMFHVSTKLPYTDGDAQQLQRKRHIGNDIVAVIFQEESTPFVPDMIASNFLHAYILVQVEHSCTAHTTYKVSVTAREDVPPFGPPLPNPAVFKKGPEFREFLLTKLINAETACYKSDKFAKLEGRTRTALLDNLHDELHCQTLAALGHGLGLGSDEDRLENGGHGGLLESFKRAMRVRSHSMETVTVSHRHRGPGVGSGLPQNSMECTKSTYTPPVLSAKSPLRSPVKRRSGLFPRLHSSSESQADRHARSDQKSSDSCRMSQEVRSDTLSNPSSPEICPNKERPPSKLKECSGRTNISRSSSSTSSFSSAAGEGEVLDELDSSSAGSSQPSMASSSVYSPSLGVDSLVAPAIMCRSPTDVKSKMSPRSNLKFRFDKLSHSTAGH from the exons tCGGCCGAGTTCTTTGACATGCTGGAGAGGATGCAG CAGGCCCCAAAAACTGAGGAGATGACAGCCTGCTCCCAGAAGCACAAG GACGACTACATTCCATACCCGCGGATTGAGGAG GTCCTGGAGAAAGGCAGCCCATACCCCCAGGTGATCCTGCCCCAGTTCGGGGGCTACTGGATCGAGGACACGGAAGCCAGCGCTGGCACCCCCACGTCCTCCGACAGCAGCCTGTGTGACGAGGACGATGGAGAGGGACGTGGCCTAGGCTTTCGGCTGGAGTGTAACAGCACGGCCCGGGCATACCGCAAGCACTTCCTGGGCAGG GAGCACCTCAACTTCTACTGCACGGCGAGTGGCCTGGGAAACCTCATAATGTCCCTGAAGCACGAGGAGGTGGAAGGGCAGGAATACCTGCGGATCATTCTCAG GTCTCGCATGAAGACACTGCATGACCGCATTCACCTGGAGGGCCTTTCCCAGCTGCCCAGCATCCCTCAGATAGCCAAG CTGTTCTGCGACGATGTGCCTGGTCTGAAGTTCAGCCCAGTCCTGTACCCCAGA GCATCCCAGCTCATCGTTAGCTATGATGAGCATGAGATTAACAACACGTTCAAGTTCGGGGTGATCTACCAGACGTTTGGCCAG ACCACGGAGGAGGAGCTGTTCGGGAACAACACGGAGACTCCTGCCTTTAAAGAGTTCCTCAGTCTGCTGGGAGATTGCATGGACCTGCAGGATTTTAAGGG GTTCCGTGGGGGGTTAGATGTGTCCCATGGTCAGACGGGTTCGCAGTCTGTCTACACGGTCTTCCGCCGCAGGGAGATCATGTTCCACGTCTCCACCAAGCTCCCATATACAGACGGCGACGCACAGCAG CTACAGCGGAAGCGGCACATCGGCAACGACATTGTGGCGGTCATCTTCCAGGAAGAGTCCACACCCTTTGTTCCCGATATGATCGCCTCCAACTTCCTGCATGCCTACATCCTGGTCCAGGTGGAGCACTCTTGCACAGCTCACACCACATACAAG GTATCTGTCACAGCGCGAGAGGATGTCCCACCGTTTGGCCCGCCTCTCCCTAACCCAGCAGTCTTCAAGAAG GGTCCAGAATTTCGTGAGTTCCTGCTGACCAAGCTGATCAACGCAGAGACCGCCTGCTACAAGTCGGATAAGTTCGCTAAGCTGGAA GGCCGGACACGGACTGCACTGCTGGATAACCTCCACGATGAACTACACTGCCAAACGCTGGCAGCACTGGGCCACGGCCTGGGGCTTGGCTCCGATGAGGACAGGCTGGAGAATGGCGGCCATGGCGGATTGCTGGAGTCCTTCAAG AGAGCCATGCGGGTCCGTAGCCACTCCATGGAGACAGTGACGGTGTCCCATCGCCACCGGGGCCCAGGCGTCGGAAGCGGGCTGCCACAGAACAGCATGGAGTGCACAAAAAGCACCTACACG CCCCCTGTGCTGTCGGCCAAGTCCCCACTGAGGAGCCCAGTAAAGCGGAGGTCAGGGCTGTTCCCGCGCCTCCATTCCAGCTCGGAGAGCCAGGCGGACAGGCATGCCCGCAG TGACCAGAAGAGCTCGGACAGCTGCCGTATGTCACAGGAAGTGAGGTCAGATACCCTGTCTAACCCCAGCTCTCCAGAGATCTGCCCCAATAAGGAGAG GCCTCCGAGCAAGCTGAAGGAGTGCAGCGGCCGGACGAACATCTCCCGTTCTTCCAGCAGTACCAGCAGCTTCAGCAGCGCCGCCGGGGAGGGCGAGGTCCTCGATGAGCTGGACAGCAGCAGTGCTGGG AGCAGCCAACCCTCCATGGCTTCTTCATCTGTGTACAGCCCCTCCCTCGGTGTGGACAGCCTGGTGGCACCAGCCATCATGTGCCGCAGTCCCACAG ATGTAAAGAGTAAGATGTCGCCGAGGTCCAACTTAAAGTTTCGTTTTGACAAGCTGAGCCACTCTACAGCA GGACACTAG
- the rap1gap2a gene encoding rap1 GTPase-activating protein 2a isoform X3: protein MSEPGSRMHSKRAGIRAAVVLIGLLHKSRRQKEKEETDRKQDVQTISIVPVGDGPPSPPRTAPPTMKSAEFFDMLERMQDDYIPYPRIEEVLEKGSPYPQVILPQFGGYWIEDTEASAGTPTSSDSSLCDEDDGEGRGLGFRLECNSTARAYRKHFLGREHLNFYCTASGLGNLIMSLKHEEVEGQEYLRIILRSRMKTLHDRIHLEGLSQLPSIPQIAKLFCDDVPGLKFSPVLYPRASQLIVSYDEHEINNTFKFGVIYQTFGQTTEEELFGNNTETPAFKEFLSLLGDCMDLQDFKGFRGGLDVSHGQTGSQSVYTVFRRREIMFHVSTKLPYTDGDAQQLQRKRHIGNDIVAVIFQEESTPFVPDMIASNFLHAYILVQVEHSCTAHTTYKVSVTAREDVPPFGPPLPNPAVFKKGPEFREFLLTKLINAETACYKSDKFAKLEGRTRTALLDNLHDELHCQTLAALGHGLGLGSDEDRLENGGHGGLLESFKRAMRVRSHSMETVTVSHRHRGPGVGSGLPQNSMECTKSTYTPPVLSAKSPLRSPVKRRSGLFPRLHSSSESQADRHARSDQKSSDSCRMSQEVRSDTLSNPSSPEICPNKERPPSKLKECSGRTNISRSSSSTSSFSSAAGEGEVLDELDSSSAGSSQPSMASSSVYSPSLGVDSLVAPAIMCRSPTDVKSKMSPRSNLKFRFDKLSHSTAGH from the exons tCGGCCGAGTTCTTTGACATGCTGGAGAGGATGCAG GACGACTACATTCCATACCCGCGGATTGAGGAG GTCCTGGAGAAAGGCAGCCCATACCCCCAGGTGATCCTGCCCCAGTTCGGGGGCTACTGGATCGAGGACACGGAAGCCAGCGCTGGCACCCCCACGTCCTCCGACAGCAGCCTGTGTGACGAGGACGATGGAGAGGGACGTGGCCTAGGCTTTCGGCTGGAGTGTAACAGCACGGCCCGGGCATACCGCAAGCACTTCCTGGGCAGG GAGCACCTCAACTTCTACTGCACGGCGAGTGGCCTGGGAAACCTCATAATGTCCCTGAAGCACGAGGAGGTGGAAGGGCAGGAATACCTGCGGATCATTCTCAG GTCTCGCATGAAGACACTGCATGACCGCATTCACCTGGAGGGCCTTTCCCAGCTGCCCAGCATCCCTCAGATAGCCAAG CTGTTCTGCGACGATGTGCCTGGTCTGAAGTTCAGCCCAGTCCTGTACCCCAGA GCATCCCAGCTCATCGTTAGCTATGATGAGCATGAGATTAACAACACGTTCAAGTTCGGGGTGATCTACCAGACGTTTGGCCAG ACCACGGAGGAGGAGCTGTTCGGGAACAACACGGAGACTCCTGCCTTTAAAGAGTTCCTCAGTCTGCTGGGAGATTGCATGGACCTGCAGGATTTTAAGGG GTTCCGTGGGGGGTTAGATGTGTCCCATGGTCAGACGGGTTCGCAGTCTGTCTACACGGTCTTCCGCCGCAGGGAGATCATGTTCCACGTCTCCACCAAGCTCCCATATACAGACGGCGACGCACAGCAG CTACAGCGGAAGCGGCACATCGGCAACGACATTGTGGCGGTCATCTTCCAGGAAGAGTCCACACCCTTTGTTCCCGATATGATCGCCTCCAACTTCCTGCATGCCTACATCCTGGTCCAGGTGGAGCACTCTTGCACAGCTCACACCACATACAAG GTATCTGTCACAGCGCGAGAGGATGTCCCACCGTTTGGCCCGCCTCTCCCTAACCCAGCAGTCTTCAAGAAG GGTCCAGAATTTCGTGAGTTCCTGCTGACCAAGCTGATCAACGCAGAGACCGCCTGCTACAAGTCGGATAAGTTCGCTAAGCTGGAA GGCCGGACACGGACTGCACTGCTGGATAACCTCCACGATGAACTACACTGCCAAACGCTGGCAGCACTGGGCCACGGCCTGGGGCTTGGCTCCGATGAGGACAGGCTGGAGAATGGCGGCCATGGCGGATTGCTGGAGTCCTTCAAG AGAGCCATGCGGGTCCGTAGCCACTCCATGGAGACAGTGACGGTGTCCCATCGCCACCGGGGCCCAGGCGTCGGAAGCGGGCTGCCACAGAACAGCATGGAGTGCACAAAAAGCACCTACACG CCCCCTGTGCTGTCGGCCAAGTCCCCACTGAGGAGCCCAGTAAAGCGGAGGTCAGGGCTGTTCCCGCGCCTCCATTCCAGCTCGGAGAGCCAGGCGGACAGGCATGCCCGCAG TGACCAGAAGAGCTCGGACAGCTGCCGTATGTCACAGGAAGTGAGGTCAGATACCCTGTCTAACCCCAGCTCTCCAGAGATCTGCCCCAATAAGGAGAG GCCTCCGAGCAAGCTGAAGGAGTGCAGCGGCCGGACGAACATCTCCCGTTCTTCCAGCAGTACCAGCAGCTTCAGCAGCGCCGCCGGGGAGGGCGAGGTCCTCGATGAGCTGGACAGCAGCAGTGCTGGG AGCAGCCAACCCTCCATGGCTTCTTCATCTGTGTACAGCCCCTCCCTCGGTGTGGACAGCCTGGTGGCACCAGCCATCATGTGCCGCAGTCCCACAG ATGTAAAGAGTAAGATGTCGCCGAGGTCCAACTTAAAGTTTCGTTTTGACAAGCTGAGCCACTCTACAGCA GGACACTAG
- the rap1gap2a gene encoding rap1 GTPase-activating protein 2a isoform X1 yields MSEPGSRMHSKRAGIRAAVVLIGLLHKSRRQKEKEETDRKQDVQTISIVPVGDGPPSPPRTAPPTMKSAEFFDMLERMQQAPKTEEMTACSQKHKDDYIPYPRIEEVLEKGSPYPQVILPQFGGYWIEDTEASAGTPTSSDSSLCDEDDGEGRGLGFRLECNSTARAYRKHFLGREHLNFYCTASGLGNLIMSLKHEEVEGQEYLRIILRSRMKTLHDRIHLEGLSQLPSIPQIAKLFCDDVPGLKFSPVLYPRASQLIVSYDEHEINNTFKFGVIYQTFGQTTEEELFGNNTETPAFKEFLSLLGDCMDLQDFKGFRGGLDVSHGQTGSQSVYTVFRRREIMFHVSTKLPYTDGDAQQLQRKRHIGNDIVAVIFQEESTPFVPDMIASNFLHAYILVQVEHSCTAHTTYKVSVTAREDVPPFGPPLPNPAVFKKGPEFREFLLTKLINAETACYKSDKFAKLEGRTRTALLDNLHDELHCQTLAALGHGLGLGSDEDRLENGGHGGLLESFKRAMRVRSHSMETVTVSHRHRGPGVGSGLPQNSMECTKSTYTPPVLSAKSPLRSPVKRRSGLFPRLHSSSESQADRHARSDQKSSDSCRMSQEVRSDTLSNPSSPEICPNKERPPSKLKECSGRTNISRSSSSTSSFSSAAGEGEVLDELDSSSAGSSQPSMASSSVYSPSLGVDSLVAPAIMCRSPTDVKSKMSPRSNLKFRFDKLSHSTAGH; encoded by the exons tCGGCCGAGTTCTTTGACATGCTGGAGAGGATGCAG CAGGCCCCAAAAACTGAGGAGATGACAGCCTGCTCCCAGAAGCACAAG GACGACTACATTCCATACCCGCGGATTGAGGAG GTCCTGGAGAAAGGCAGCCCATACCCCCAGGTGATCCTGCCCCAGTTCGGGGGCTACTGGATCGAGGACACGGAAGCCAGCGCTGGCACCCCCACGTCCTCCGACAGCAGCCTGTGTGACGAGGACGATGGAGAGGGACGTGGCCTAGGCTTTCGGCTGGAGTGTAACAGCACGGCCCGGGCATACCGCAAGCACTTCCTGGGCAGG GAGCACCTCAACTTCTACTGCACGGCGAGTGGCCTGGGAAACCTCATAATGTCCCTGAAGCACGAGGAGGTGGAAGGGCAGGAATACCTGCGGATCATTCTCAG GTCTCGCATGAAGACACTGCATGACCGCATTCACCTGGAGGGCCTTTCCCAGCTGCCCAGCATCCCTCAGATAGCCAAG CTGTTCTGCGACGATGTGCCTGGTCTGAAGTTCAGCCCAGTCCTGTACCCCAGA GCATCCCAGCTCATCGTTAGCTATGATGAGCATGAGATTAACAACACGTTCAAGTTCGGGGTGATCTACCAGACGTTTGGCCAG ACCACGGAGGAGGAGCTGTTCGGGAACAACACGGAGACTCCTGCCTTTAAAGAGTTCCTCAGTCTGCTGGGAGATTGCATGGACCTGCAGGATTTTAAGGG GTTCCGTGGGGGGTTAGATGTGTCCCATGGTCAGACGGGTTCGCAGTCTGTCTACACGGTCTTCCGCCGCAGGGAGATCATGTTCCACGTCTCCACCAAGCTCCCATATACAGACGGCGACGCACAGCAG CTACAGCGGAAGCGGCACATCGGCAACGACATTGTGGCGGTCATCTTCCAGGAAGAGTCCACACCCTTTGTTCCCGATATGATCGCCTCCAACTTCCTGCATGCCTACATCCTGGTCCAGGTGGAGCACTCTTGCACAGCTCACACCACATACAAG GTATCTGTCACAGCGCGAGAGGATGTCCCACCGTTTGGCCCGCCTCTCCCTAACCCAGCAGTCTTCAAGAAG GGTCCAGAATTTCGTGAGTTCCTGCTGACCAAGCTGATCAACGCAGAGACCGCCTGCTACAAGTCGGATAAGTTCGCTAAGCTGGAA GGCCGGACACGGACTGCACTGCTGGATAACCTCCACGATGAACTACACTGCCAAACGCTGGCAGCACTGGGCCACGGCCTGGGGCTTGGCTCCGATGAGGACAGGCTGGAGAATGGCGGCCATGGCGGATTGCTGGAGTCCTTCAAG AGAGCCATGCGGGTCCGTAGCCACTCCATGGAGACAGTGACGGTGTCCCATCGCCACCGGGGCCCAGGCGTCGGAAGCGGGCTGCCACAGAACAGCATGGAGTGCACAAAAAGCACCTACACG CCCCCTGTGCTGTCGGCCAAGTCCCCACTGAGGAGCCCAGTAAAGCGGAGGTCAGGGCTGTTCCCGCGCCTCCATTCCAGCTCGGAGAGCCAGGCGGACAGGCATGCCCGCAG TGACCAGAAGAGCTCGGACAGCTGCCGTATGTCACAGGAAGTGAGGTCAGATACCCTGTCTAACCCCAGCTCTCCAGAGATCTGCCCCAATAAGGAGAG GCCTCCGAGCAAGCTGAAGGAGTGCAGCGGCCGGACGAACATCTCCCGTTCTTCCAGCAGTACCAGCAGCTTCAGCAGCGCCGCCGGGGAGGGCGAGGTCCTCGATGAGCTGGACAGCAGCAGTGCTGGG AGCAGCCAACCCTCCATGGCTTCTTCATCTGTGTACAGCCCCTCCCTCGGTGTGGACAGCCTGGTGGCACCAGCCATCATGTGCCGCAGTCCCACAG ATGTAAAGAGTAAGATGTCGCCGAGGTCCAACTTAAAGTTTCGTTTTGACAAGCTGAGCCACTCTACAGCA GGACACTAG
- the rap1gap2a gene encoding rap1 GTPase-activating protein 2a isoform X2, translating to MSEPGSRMHSKRAGIRAAVVLIGLLHKSRRQKEKEETDRKQDVQTISIVPVGDGPPSPPRTAPPTMKSAEFFDMLERMQAPKTEEMTACSQKHKDDYIPYPRIEEVLEKGSPYPQVILPQFGGYWIEDTEASAGTPTSSDSSLCDEDDGEGRGLGFRLECNSTARAYRKHFLGREHLNFYCTASGLGNLIMSLKHEEVEGQEYLRIILRSRMKTLHDRIHLEGLSQLPSIPQIAKLFCDDVPGLKFSPVLYPRASQLIVSYDEHEINNTFKFGVIYQTFGQTTEEELFGNNTETPAFKEFLSLLGDCMDLQDFKGFRGGLDVSHGQTGSQSVYTVFRRREIMFHVSTKLPYTDGDAQQLQRKRHIGNDIVAVIFQEESTPFVPDMIASNFLHAYILVQVEHSCTAHTTYKVSVTAREDVPPFGPPLPNPAVFKKGPEFREFLLTKLINAETACYKSDKFAKLEGRTRTALLDNLHDELHCQTLAALGHGLGLGSDEDRLENGGHGGLLESFKRAMRVRSHSMETVTVSHRHRGPGVGSGLPQNSMECTKSTYTPPVLSAKSPLRSPVKRRSGLFPRLHSSSESQADRHARSDQKSSDSCRMSQEVRSDTLSNPSSPEICPNKERPPSKLKECSGRTNISRSSSSTSSFSSAAGEGEVLDELDSSSAGSSQPSMASSSVYSPSLGVDSLVAPAIMCRSPTDVKSKMSPRSNLKFRFDKLSHSTAGH from the exons tCGGCCGAGTTCTTTGACATGCTGGAGAGGATGCAG GCCCCAAAAACTGAGGAGATGACAGCCTGCTCCCAGAAGCACAAG GACGACTACATTCCATACCCGCGGATTGAGGAG GTCCTGGAGAAAGGCAGCCCATACCCCCAGGTGATCCTGCCCCAGTTCGGGGGCTACTGGATCGAGGACACGGAAGCCAGCGCTGGCACCCCCACGTCCTCCGACAGCAGCCTGTGTGACGAGGACGATGGAGAGGGACGTGGCCTAGGCTTTCGGCTGGAGTGTAACAGCACGGCCCGGGCATACCGCAAGCACTTCCTGGGCAGG GAGCACCTCAACTTCTACTGCACGGCGAGTGGCCTGGGAAACCTCATAATGTCCCTGAAGCACGAGGAGGTGGAAGGGCAGGAATACCTGCGGATCATTCTCAG GTCTCGCATGAAGACACTGCATGACCGCATTCACCTGGAGGGCCTTTCCCAGCTGCCCAGCATCCCTCAGATAGCCAAG CTGTTCTGCGACGATGTGCCTGGTCTGAAGTTCAGCCCAGTCCTGTACCCCAGA GCATCCCAGCTCATCGTTAGCTATGATGAGCATGAGATTAACAACACGTTCAAGTTCGGGGTGATCTACCAGACGTTTGGCCAG ACCACGGAGGAGGAGCTGTTCGGGAACAACACGGAGACTCCTGCCTTTAAAGAGTTCCTCAGTCTGCTGGGAGATTGCATGGACCTGCAGGATTTTAAGGG GTTCCGTGGGGGGTTAGATGTGTCCCATGGTCAGACGGGTTCGCAGTCTGTCTACACGGTCTTCCGCCGCAGGGAGATCATGTTCCACGTCTCCACCAAGCTCCCATATACAGACGGCGACGCACAGCAG CTACAGCGGAAGCGGCACATCGGCAACGACATTGTGGCGGTCATCTTCCAGGAAGAGTCCACACCCTTTGTTCCCGATATGATCGCCTCCAACTTCCTGCATGCCTACATCCTGGTCCAGGTGGAGCACTCTTGCACAGCTCACACCACATACAAG GTATCTGTCACAGCGCGAGAGGATGTCCCACCGTTTGGCCCGCCTCTCCCTAACCCAGCAGTCTTCAAGAAG GGTCCAGAATTTCGTGAGTTCCTGCTGACCAAGCTGATCAACGCAGAGACCGCCTGCTACAAGTCGGATAAGTTCGCTAAGCTGGAA GGCCGGACACGGACTGCACTGCTGGATAACCTCCACGATGAACTACACTGCCAAACGCTGGCAGCACTGGGCCACGGCCTGGGGCTTGGCTCCGATGAGGACAGGCTGGAGAATGGCGGCCATGGCGGATTGCTGGAGTCCTTCAAG AGAGCCATGCGGGTCCGTAGCCACTCCATGGAGACAGTGACGGTGTCCCATCGCCACCGGGGCCCAGGCGTCGGAAGCGGGCTGCCACAGAACAGCATGGAGTGCACAAAAAGCACCTACACG CCCCCTGTGCTGTCGGCCAAGTCCCCACTGAGGAGCCCAGTAAAGCGGAGGTCAGGGCTGTTCCCGCGCCTCCATTCCAGCTCGGAGAGCCAGGCGGACAGGCATGCCCGCAG TGACCAGAAGAGCTCGGACAGCTGCCGTATGTCACAGGAAGTGAGGTCAGATACCCTGTCTAACCCCAGCTCTCCAGAGATCTGCCCCAATAAGGAGAG GCCTCCGAGCAAGCTGAAGGAGTGCAGCGGCCGGACGAACATCTCCCGTTCTTCCAGCAGTACCAGCAGCTTCAGCAGCGCCGCCGGGGAGGGCGAGGTCCTCGATGAGCTGGACAGCAGCAGTGCTGGG AGCAGCCAACCCTCCATGGCTTCTTCATCTGTGTACAGCCCCTCCCTCGGTGTGGACAGCCTGGTGGCACCAGCCATCATGTGCCGCAGTCCCACAG ATGTAAAGAGTAAGATGTCGCCGAGGTCCAACTTAAAGTTTCGTTTTGACAAGCTGAGCCACTCTACAGCA GGACACTAG